The Deltaproteobacteria bacterium genome has a segment encoding these proteins:
- a CDS encoding radical SAM protein, with protein sequence MKYEGVIIRPPSEAHSLLLQVTVGCSHNLCTFCETYKDKKFRIKSIDEIREDILEAGGYRNVQRVFLCDGDALIVPQARLTEIIRMIKTHIRGVERISTYGNAKSVLRKTAEELRELRKMGLGMVYLGVETGSDALLEKIRKGVTVAQTIEAGRRIKQAGMLLSVTVILGLGGVEKSTEHALETAKVLSAIDPDYVGALTLMLVPGTPLYEDYKKGHLPQPDQFGYLRELSLIISHSDFTNCFFTANHASNYLPVRARLPEEKDRVVTMIDRIISASDKSILRPEYLRAL encoded by the coding sequence ATGAAATACGAAGGAGTGATTATAAGACCGCCGAGCGAGGCACACAGCCTTTTGCTCCAGGTGACCGTCGGCTGTTCTCACAACCTGTGTACTTTTTGCGAAACATACAAGGATAAGAAATTTCGGATCAAAAGTATCGATGAGATCAGAGAGGATATCCTCGAAGCCGGCGGCTACCGGAATGTTCAACGGGTTTTTCTGTGCGATGGGGACGCCCTCATCGTTCCTCAGGCGAGGTTGACCGAGATTATACGGATGATCAAAACCCACATACGGGGAGTTGAAAGAATCAGCACATACGGAAACGCCAAAAGTGTTTTAAGGAAGACGGCCGAAGAACTGAGGGAATTGCGAAAAATGGGCTTGGGCATGGTTTATCTGGGCGTGGAAACGGGAAGTGACGCCCTGCTTGAAAAGATCAGAAAGGGTGTCACCGTTGCCCAAACCATCGAGGCAGGCCGAAGAATCAAACAGGCAGGGATGCTTCTTTCCGTTACGGTTATCCTGGGATTGGGGGGCGTTGAAAAGAGTACGGAACACGCTCTGGAAACAGCAAAAGTCCTTAGCGCCATCGATCCGGATTATGTGGGGGCCCTTACCCTGATGCTGGTTCCCGGAACCCCCCTGTATGAGGATTACAAAAAAGGTCACTTACCGCAACCCGATCAATTCGGCTATTTAAGAGAATTAAGCCTGATCATCTCCCATTCGGATTTCACCAACTGTTTCTTTACAGCCAACCACGCTTCCAATTACCTGCCTGTCCGGGCCAGACTTCCTGAGGAAAAGGATCGGGTGGTCACCATGATTGATCGTATCATTTCCGCCTCCGACAAGAGCATCTTACGGCCCGAGTATCTCCGTGCCCTCTGA
- the pyrR gene encoding bifunctional pyr operon transcriptional regulator/uracil phosphoribosyltransferase PyrR, which translates to MDADRIDRSIARIAYEILEKNKGVEDLALIGIRTRGVSLAQRIQQKIAQIEGINVPMGILDITLYRDDIGRKKDKPRLERTDVPFSLDNKKLVLIDDVLFTGRTIRAAMDALIDFGRPKRIQLAVLIDRGHRELPIRADFIGKEFPSSLWEAVSVRLKENDHKDEVVIEESEN; encoded by the coding sequence ATGGACGCGGATCGCATTGACAGGTCCATCGCCCGTATTGCCTATGAAATTCTGGAGAAGAACAAGGGGGTCGAAGACCTGGCCTTGATCGGAATCAGAACACGGGGCGTTTCCCTCGCCCAGAGAATTCAGCAAAAAATCGCCCAGATCGAAGGGATAAACGTTCCCATGGGTATTCTCGATATAACGCTTTACCGGGACGATATCGGACGGAAGAAGGACAAACCTCGCCTGGAAAGAACCGACGTCCCCTTTTCGTTGGACAACAAAAAACTGGTTCTCATCGATGACGTGCTGTTTACGGGCCGGACCATCCGGGCAGCCATGGACGCCCTGATCGACTTCGGCAGACCGAAACGGATTCAACTGGCTGTGTTGATCGATCGGGGGCATCGTGAATTGCCCATCCGTGCGGATTTCATCGGGAAAGAATTTCCATCCTCATTATGGGAAGCCGTTTCCGTTCGTTTGAAGGAAAATGACCATAAAGACGAAGTGGTTATTGAAGAAAGCGAGAATTGA